In Gopherus flavomarginatus isolate rGopFla2 chromosome 1, rGopFla2.mat.asm, whole genome shotgun sequence, a single genomic region encodes these proteins:
- the LOC127035926 gene encoding olfactory receptor 52R1-like, with amino-acid sequence MQETPFCLSVGHLLPFTMSDSNSTDFINPATFILLGIPGLEAAHVWMSIPFCTMYAITILGNFTILFMVKTELSLHEPMYYFLCMLAVTDLVLSTSILPKMLSIFWFYSREINFSACLTQMYFIHCFSVIGSGILVAMAFDRYVAICDPLRHSTTLTNPVVAKIGLAMVLRGMMLILPHPFLARRWPYCRTNTIPNTYCEHIAVVKLACADISVSSYYSLSVAFFVTALDVFFITVSYTQILRAIFRLPTKEARLKTFGTCCSHLCVILAFYIPHLFAALTQRFGHNIPLHLHVLMANVYLLVPPMLNPIIYGAKTQQIRVRLLQLFTHKET; translated from the coding sequence ATGCAGGAAACACCGTTCTGCCTCAGTGTTGGACATCTTCTCCCCTTcaccatgtcagattccaactcAACCGACTTCATCAATCCcgccaccttcatcctgctgggcattcctggcctggaggcagcCCATGTCTGGAtgtccatccccttctgcaccatgtacgccataaccatcttggggaacttcaccatcctgttcatggTAAAGACGGAGCTGAGCCTCCATGaacccatgtactatttcctctgcatgctggcggTCACTGACCTGGTTCTGTCTACATCCATCCtacccaaaatgctgagcatcttctggttctattccagggagatcaatttcagtgcctgcctcacccagatgtacttcattcactgcttctcagtgATAGGGTCTGGGATCcttgtggccatggcttttgatcgctatgtggccatctgcgatcccctgagacattccaccacCCTAACAAATCCTGTGGTGGCCAAAATTGGTCTGGCCATGGTGCTGCGCGGCATGATGCTCATActgccccatcccttcctggCGAGGaggtggccatattgcagaaccaacaccaTTCCAAACACGTACTGTGAGCATATAgctgtggtgaagctggcctgcgCTGACATCAGCGTCAGTAGTTACTACAGCCTCTCTGTGGCTTTCTTCGTGACGGCTCTGGATGTGTTTTTTATCACCGtgtcctatacccagatcctcagggccatcttcagacTCCCAACAAAGGAAGCCCGGCtcaagacttttgggacctgctgctcccacctctgtgtcatcttagccttttacatcccaCATCTCTTCGCCGCCCTCACACAACGGTTTGGGCACAATATACCCCTGCATTTGCATGTTCTCATGGCCAACGTGTAcctcctggtgccccccatgctaaaccccatcatctatgggGCGAAGACCCAACAGATCCGGGTAaggctgctccagctctttactcataaagAAACCTAA